One genomic segment of Panicum virgatum strain AP13 chromosome 2N, P.virgatum_v5, whole genome shotgun sequence includes these proteins:
- the LOC120658769 gene encoding histone H2B.2-like, which yields MAPKRRGGGKVVGSVVKTKVVQETVEVTTAVVPDGEPEQRGTEALALAPPAVDVSGGSRRVVHIEVTTPDGDATTGGSNAKKQATSKRGRRGGRREEEKPAPPAEEAAQEPPVAQSQETQDPNEEQEEEVEEDARKKKKRKPPPPPQERQDEEPPETPRVASERKAAAAKTTPQQQKKRGGGDKARAKKGGQRRRRLGQASPGGDASMGGVGGYKRYVWRVLKQVHPELGVSGLAMRVLDMMMADMFERLADEAARLSKASGRATLSSREVQSAVRLVLPGELGRHAMSEGTKAISKYMSYDA from the coding sequence ATGGCTCCcaagcggcgtggcggcggcaagGTGGTCGGCTCCGTGGTGAAGACCAAGGTGGTGCAGGAGACCGTGGAGGTCACCACCGCCGTTGTCCCCGACGGTGAGCCGGAGCAGCGGGGCACGGAGGCTCTTGCCCTCGCGCCACCCGCCGTGGACGTCTCTGGCGGCTCCAGGAGGGTCGTGCACATCGAGGTCACTACCCCGGACGGCGACGCCACCACCGGTGGCTCCAACGCGAAGAAGCAGGCCACCAGCAAGAGAGGCCGGCGTGGTGGCCGGCGCGAGGAGGAGAAGCCGGCGCCCCCTGCTGAAGAAGCCGCGCAAGAACCACCCGTGGCGCAGAGCCAGGAGACGCAGGACCCCaacgaggagcaggaggaggaggtggaggaggacgccagaaagaagaagaagaggaagccgccgccgccgccgcaggagcggCAAGACGAGGAGCCGCCGGAGACGCCGCGGGTGGCGTCGGAGaggaaggcggcagcagcaaagacgacgccgcagcagcagaagaagcggggcggcggcgacaagGCGAGGGCGAAGAagggagggcagcggcggcggcggctggggcagGCGAGCCCCGGCGGCGACGCCAGCATGGGCGGCGTGGGCGGGTACAAGCGGTACGTGTGGCGCGTGCTGAAGCAGGTGCACCCGGAGCTGGGGGTGTCGGGCCTCGCGATGCGGGTGCTGGACATGATGATGGCGGACATGTTCGAGCGGCTGGCGGACGAGGCGGCGCGGCTGTCCAAGGCGTCCGGCAGGGCGACGCTGAGCTCCCGGGAGGTGCAGAGCGCCGTCAGGCTGGTGCTCCCCGGGGAGCTCGGCAGGCACGCCATGTCCGAGGGCACCAAGGCCATCTCCAAGTACATGTCCTACGACgcgtag